In the genome of Cronobacter malonaticus LMG 23826, one region contains:
- the pxpA gene encoding 5-oxoprolinase subunit PxpA has translation MKIDLNADLGEGCGNDAQLMPLISSANIACGFHAGDAQTMRESVRLALAHGVAIGAHPGFADRENFGRTAMQLPPETIYAETLYQVGALAAIARAEGGRLAHVKPHGMLYNQAAKNAALADAIAQAVKDVDASLILVGLAGSELIRAGARYRLATREEVFADRGYLADGALVPRSEPGALIEDDDEAVSRTLMMVQEGRVRSRDGTWATVNAQTVCLHGDGAHALAFARRLREAFDARQIQVSA, from the coding sequence ATGAAGATTGATCTCAACGCCGATCTCGGCGAGGGCTGCGGCAACGACGCGCAGCTGATGCCGCTCATTAGCTCGGCCAATATCGCCTGCGGCTTCCACGCGGGCGATGCGCAGACCATGCGCGAGAGCGTGCGGCTGGCGCTGGCGCACGGCGTGGCGATTGGCGCGCATCCGGGCTTCGCGGATCGTGAAAACTTCGGGCGTACGGCGATGCAGCTGCCGCCAGAGACGATTTACGCCGAAACGCTTTATCAGGTCGGCGCGCTCGCGGCTATCGCCCGCGCCGAAGGCGGCAGGCTGGCGCACGTGAAGCCGCACGGCATGCTCTATAACCAGGCGGCGAAAAACGCGGCGCTTGCCGACGCCATCGCGCAGGCGGTGAAGGATGTTGATGCGTCGCTGATTCTGGTGGGGCTGGCGGGCAGCGAGCTTATCCGCGCGGGCGCGCGTTATCGGCTCGCCACGCGCGAAGAGGTCTTCGCCGATCGCGGTTATCTGGCCGACGGCGCGCTGGTGCCCCGCAGCGAGCCGGGCGCGTTGATTGAAGATGACGACGAGGCGGTGTCGCGCACGCTGATGATGGTGCAGGAAGGGCGGGTGCGCAGCCGCGACGGGACGTGGGCGACAGTCAATGCCCAGACGGTTTGCCTGCACGGCGACGGCGCGCACGCGCTGGCGTTCGCGCGCCGGTTACGCGAGGCGTTCGACGCGCGCCAGATTCAGGTCAGCGCGTAA
- the phrB gene encoding deoxyribodipyrimidine photo-lyase, whose protein sequence is MTTHLVWFRADLRVNDNLALAAACRDPDARVIGLFIATPQQWRDHTLAPRQAAFIHQNLEALQQALAKRGIALFTREAPDFAAAVDALAAFCDEQQVSALFYNYQYELNEARRDAAVERRLEGRVACPGFDDSVMLPPGSVVTGNGEMYKVFTPYSRAFLRRLGEGLPACVSAPKPRNGGAITDVPALAPFDYPCETPDALLFPAGEEAALKRLREFCQTAADDYQEKRDFPAIRGTSLLSPYLAIGVLSPRQCLHRLLTEHPRALEGGSGAVWLNELIWREFYRHLIVAWPHLCRHQPFIDWTARVAWQQSDAHFQAWCEGNTGYPIVDAAMRQMNATGWMHNRLRMITASFLVKDLLVDWRRGERYFMSQLIDGDFAANNGGWQWAASTGTDAAPYFRIFNPTTQGQRFDAEGEFIRRWVPELSHIPGKAVHEPHLWAKKNGKALRYPQPIVDHKQARVATLAAYEAARKE, encoded by the coding sequence ATGACCACGCATCTGGTCTGGTTTCGCGCGGATCTGCGCGTCAACGACAATCTGGCGCTCGCCGCCGCCTGCCGGGACCCCGACGCGCGGGTCATCGGCCTGTTTATCGCAACCCCGCAGCAGTGGCGCGATCACACCCTCGCGCCGCGTCAGGCCGCGTTTATTCACCAAAACCTGGAAGCCCTGCAACAGGCGCTGGCGAAGCGTGGCATTGCGCTGTTTACGCGCGAGGCGCCCGATTTCGCCGCCGCCGTTGACGCGCTGGCCGCGTTTTGCGACGAACAGCAGGTTTCCGCACTTTTTTACAACTATCAGTATGAGCTGAACGAAGCCCGGCGCGACGCCGCCGTTGAGCGCAGGCTGGAGGGCCGCGTCGCCTGTCCGGGCTTTGACGACAGCGTAATGCTGCCGCCCGGAAGCGTCGTTACCGGCAACGGCGAGATGTATAAAGTGTTCACACCTTACAGCCGGGCATTTTTACGCCGTCTCGGCGAAGGATTACCGGCCTGCGTCAGTGCGCCGAAGCCGCGTAACGGCGGCGCGATAACCGATGTGCCTGCGCTTGCGCCGTTCGATTACCCGTGTGAGACGCCGGACGCGCTGCTGTTCCCGGCAGGCGAAGAGGCCGCGCTTAAACGCCTGCGGGAGTTTTGCCAGACGGCCGCGGACGACTACCAGGAAAAGCGCGATTTCCCGGCGATTCGCGGCACCAGTTTATTGTCGCCGTATCTCGCCATCGGCGTGCTGTCGCCGCGCCAGTGCCTGCATCGTCTGTTAACCGAACACCCGCGCGCGCTGGAAGGCGGCAGCGGGGCGGTGTGGTTGAATGAGCTTATCTGGCGCGAATTCTACCGGCATTTGATCGTCGCCTGGCCGCACCTGTGCCGCCATCAGCCGTTTATCGACTGGACGGCGCGGGTGGCGTGGCAGCAGAGCGACGCGCATTTTCAGGCGTGGTGCGAAGGCAACACGGGTTATCCGATTGTCGATGCCGCCATGCGCCAGATGAACGCCACGGGCTGGATGCACAACCGGCTGCGGATGATCACCGCGAGCTTTCTGGTCAAAGACTTACTGGTCGACTGGCGGCGCGGCGAACGCTATTTTATGTCGCAGTTAATCGACGGCGATTTTGCCGCCAACAACGGCGGCTGGCAGTGGGCGGCCTCCACCGGCACCGACGCCGCGCCCTATTTCCGTATCTTCAACCCCACCACGCAGGGGCAGCGGTTTGACGCTGAGGGCGAGTTTATCCGCCGCTGGGTGCCGGAACTGAGCCATATTCCCGGCAAGGCGGTGCATGAGCCGCATCTGTGGGCGAAGAAAAACGGCAAGGCGCTGCGTTATCCGCAGCCGATTGTCGATCACAAACAGGCGCGCGTCGCGACGCTCGCGGCGTACGAAGCGGCCCGCAAGGAATAA
- the pxpB gene encoding 5-oxoprolinase subunit PxpB yields the protein MQRARCYLLGESAVVLELEPPVTLASQQRIWGLVQRLADVPAVVEVIPGMNNITVMLREPGTMALDAIERLQRWWEESEAIIPDARRIEIPVVYGKDAGPDLSVVANHAGLSEKQVVEMHAQVDYVVYFIGFQPGFPYLGGLAPELATPRRAEPRLQVPAGSVGIGGSQTGIYPLPTPGGWQIIGHTSRALFDPHSNPPGLLAPGDTVRFVPQKEGVC from the coding sequence GTGCAGCGAGCCCGTTGTTATCTGTTAGGCGAAAGCGCCGTGGTACTGGAGCTGGAGCCGCCCGTCACGCTTGCCAGCCAGCAGCGCATCTGGGGGCTGGTGCAGCGCCTCGCGGACGTGCCCGCTGTGGTGGAAGTCATTCCTGGCATGAATAACATTACCGTGATGCTGCGGGAACCCGGCACGATGGCGCTGGACGCTATCGAGCGGCTGCAACGCTGGTGGGAGGAGAGCGAGGCGATCATTCCCGACGCGCGGCGCATTGAAATCCCGGTGGTGTACGGCAAAGACGCCGGGCCGGATCTGTCGGTGGTCGCGAACCACGCCGGGCTAAGTGAGAAACAGGTGGTTGAAATGCATGCGCAGGTCGACTACGTGGTCTATTTCATCGGCTTTCAGCCAGGCTTTCCGTATCTCGGCGGGCTGGCACCGGAGCTTGCCACGCCGCGTCGCGCTGAGCCGCGCCTTCAGGTACCCGCGGGCTCGGTTGGCATCGGCGGCAGCCAGACGGGCATCTATCCGCTGCCTACGCCTGGCGGCTGGCAGATTATCGGCCACACCTCGCGCGCGCTGTTTGATCCGCACAGTAACCCGCCGGGCCTGCTCGCGCCGGGCGACACGGTACGCTTTGTGCCGCAAAAGGAGGGCGTATGCTGA
- a CDS encoding winged helix DNA-binding protein: MSRKKAVVSTDNDDIADGRIVSSRHLVSERCAELSELEYALIMTSNAFNKWMVRCMTAAGEPDMGAFDVSLLHHVNHRNRKKKLADICFVLNVEDTHIVTYALKKLVKAGYVTSEKVGKELYFSTTEEGKALCMKYRDVREACLIAIQAESGIPGAAIGETAQLLRTIASLYDTAARAAASL, translated from the coding sequence ATGAGCCGTAAAAAAGCTGTTGTATCAACTGATAACGACGATATTGCCGACGGGCGCATTGTGTCGTCCCGCCATCTGGTGTCGGAGCGTTGCGCGGAATTATCGGAGCTGGAGTACGCGCTGATCATGACCAGCAACGCCTTTAATAAATGGATGGTGCGCTGCATGACGGCGGCGGGCGAGCCGGATATGGGCGCGTTTGATGTCTCGCTGTTGCATCACGTTAACCACCGCAACCGCAAGAAAAAGCTCGCGGATATCTGCTTTGTGCTCAACGTGGAAGACACGCATATCGTGACCTATGCGCTGAAAAAGCTGGTGAAGGCCGGGTATGTCACCAGTGAAAAGGTGGGTAAAGAGCTCTATTTTTCGACGACAGAGGAAGGTAAAGCGCTGTGTATGAAATACCGCGACGTGCGCGAGGCGTGTCTTATCGCGATTCAGGCCGAGAGCGGAATACCGGGCGCGGCGATTGGTGAAACGGCCCAACTGCTGCGCACCATCGCCTCGCTTTACGACACCGCCGCGCGGGCGGCGGCATCGCTCTGA
- a CDS encoding YbfA family protein — MSLYKKYPAHQVFLRRALVLLVGIAALPVMLFWKDRSRFYSYLHRVWSKTSDQPVWMAQAEQTASYFY, encoded by the coding sequence ATGTCTTTATATAAAAAATATCCTGCGCATCAGGTCTTCCTGCGTCGCGCGTTAGTGCTCCTGGTCGGCATTGCGGCCCTGCCGGTGATGCTGTTCTGGAAAGACCGTTCGCGTTTTTACAGCTATCTGCATCGCGTGTGGTCGAAAACCAGCGATCAGCCGGTATGGATGGCGCAGGCGGAACAAACCGCCAGCTATTTCTACTGA
- a CDS encoding type 2 GTP cyclohydrolase I, translating to MKNSELEQLINDKLNSATFSDYAPNGLQVEGRDEVRKIVAGVTASQALLDEAVRLEADAVIVHHGYFWKGESPVVRGMKRNRLKTLLTNDINLYGWHLPLDAHPQLGNNVQLAQLLGIEVKGEIEPLVPWGELSMAVSGPEFASWLEARLGRRPLWCGDTGPDLIKRVAWCTGGGQSFIDSAARFGVDAFITGEVSEQTIHSAREQSLHFYAAGHHATERGGIRALSEWLNETTDLDVTFIDIPNPA from the coding sequence ATGAAAAACAGCGAACTGGAACAACTGATCAACGACAAGCTCAACAGCGCGACGTTCAGCGACTACGCTCCGAACGGCTTGCAGGTTGAGGGCCGCGATGAGGTGCGCAAAATCGTCGCCGGCGTTACCGCAAGCCAGGCGCTGCTCGACGAAGCGGTGCGCCTGGAGGCGGACGCGGTGATCGTCCATCACGGCTATTTCTGGAAGGGCGAATCGCCTGTGGTGCGCGGCATGAAGCGCAACCGCCTGAAAACGCTGCTCACTAATGATATTAACCTCTACGGCTGGCATCTGCCGCTCGATGCGCATCCGCAGCTTGGCAATAACGTCCAGCTCGCGCAGCTGCTCGGCATTGAAGTGAAGGGCGAGATCGAGCCGCTGGTGCCGTGGGGCGAGCTGTCGATGGCGGTGTCAGGCCCGGAGTTCGCCTCCTGGCTTGAAGCGCGTCTGGGCCGTCGTCCGCTGTGGTGCGGCGATACCGGGCCTGATCTGATTAAGCGCGTCGCCTGGTGTACCGGCGGCGGACAGAGCTTTATCGATAGCGCGGCGCGTTTCGGCGTTGACGCCTTTATCACTGGCGAAGTGTCTGAGCAGACCATCCACTCGGCGCGCGAGCAGTCGCTGCACTTCTATGCGGCAGGCCACCACGCCACCGAGCGCGGCGGCATTCGCGCGCTTAGCGAATGGCTGAATGAAACCACCGATCTGGACGTGACCTTTATCGATATCCCGAACCCGGCTTAA
- a CDS encoding DUF979 domain-containing protein, producing MSTLLTINRVYYLIGFIVMLLVVMTLRDRGNPKRFTTALFWFLFGGIFLFGDLLVQELGRSLAYRIIGGAVIVIALLAGFGLVGKGHYKMSTEEEREASSQRLGNWLFLPALLIPVVTVIGTLFMKGVSVGGVFLLDQKQLTLAALCVACVAALLVGWWLTHGTPLHAIRQSRRLVDTIGWAVILPQMLAMLGGVFVAADTGTAVQRVVSLFVDPENRFMLVVIYCIGMALFTMIMGNAFAAFPVLSAGIALPLLINHHHGDPAPLLAIGMYAGYCGTLMTPMAANFNIVPAALLELKDKYQVIKIQIPTALTLLLVNVFLMYFIVFR from the coding sequence ATGAGTACGTTGCTGACCATTAACCGCGTCTACTACCTGATTGGTTTTATCGTCATGCTGCTGGTGGTGATGACGCTTCGCGATCGTGGTAATCCGAAACGCTTTACCACCGCGCTGTTCTGGTTCCTGTTCGGCGGGATTTTTCTTTTCGGCGATCTGCTGGTGCAGGAACTGGGCCGCTCGCTGGCCTACCGCATTATCGGCGGCGCGGTGATTGTTATCGCGCTGCTGGCGGGCTTTGGGCTGGTCGGGAAGGGGCACTATAAAATGTCCACCGAGGAGGAGCGCGAGGCGTCGTCCCAGCGTCTGGGCAACTGGCTGTTTCTGCCGGCGCTGCTGATCCCGGTGGTGACGGTGATTGGCACGCTGTTTATGAAGGGCGTCTCGGTGGGCGGTGTGTTCCTGCTGGATCAAAAACAGCTGACGCTCGCCGCGCTGTGCGTGGCGTGTGTCGCGGCGCTGCTGGTGGGCTGGTGGCTCACGCACGGCACGCCGCTGCATGCGATTCGCCAGTCGCGCCGTCTGGTGGATACCATCGGCTGGGCGGTGATCCTGCCGCAGATGCTGGCGATGCTCGGCGGGGTGTTTGTCGCCGCCGATACCGGCACGGCGGTGCAGCGCGTGGTGAGCCTGTTCGTCGACCCGGAAAATCGCTTTATGCTGGTGGTTATCTACTGCATCGGCATGGCGCTGTTCACGATGATTATGGGTAACGCGTTTGCGGCGTTCCCGGTGCTGAGCGCGGGCATCGCGCTGCCGCTGTTGATTAACCATCACCACGGCGACCCGGCACCGCTGCTGGCCATCGGCATGTACGCGGGCTACTGCGGCACGCTGATGACGCCGATGGCGGCGAATTTCAATATCGTTCCCGCCGCGCTGCTGGAGCTGAAAGACAAATATCAGGTGATAAAAATTCAGATCCCGACGGCGCTGACGCTGCTGTTGGTGAACGTTTTCCTGATGTATTTCATCGTATTTCGCTAA
- a CDS encoding DUF2891 domain-containing protein, which yields MTLTQPQADAFARMPLTYLRQEYPNHIMHLMNDDADALPPRELHPIFYGCFDWHSAVHGYWLLLRCLRRYPTLSCREEIVALFDEHITPANVAREVAYFTAPFRASFERPYGYGWLLALAQELHESDLPQAARWHEMLEPLTQDIRTRLIDYLSKLTYPIRVGTHYNTAFALALGLDYARALGDETLERAITDATTRFYQADTDYPAHYEPGGDEYLSGALTEALLMSKTADNFPAWFDAYLPDIGNVAALMHPAVVSDRADPKIAHLDGLNLSRAWCMKHIAAALPEEHPAQTALQGAVQRHLAASVEHVVGSHYSGGHWLASFALLALE from the coding sequence ATGACACTGACACAACCCCAGGCCGACGCCTTTGCCCGGATGCCCCTGACCTATCTGCGCCAGGAGTATCCGAACCACATCATGCATCTGATGAATGATGACGCCGACGCGCTGCCGCCGCGCGAACTGCACCCGATTTTCTACGGCTGCTTTGACTGGCATTCGGCGGTGCACGGTTACTGGCTGCTGCTGCGCTGCCTGCGCCGCTACCCGACGCTGTCGTGCCGCGAAGAGATTGTCGCGCTGTTCGATGAACACATCACGCCTGCGAATGTGGCGCGCGAAGTGGCGTATTTCACCGCGCCATTCCGCGCCTCGTTTGAGCGCCCGTATGGCTACGGCTGGCTGCTGGCGCTCGCGCAGGAGCTTCACGAATCTGACCTGCCGCAGGCCGCGCGCTGGCATGAAATGCTGGAGCCGCTGACCCAGGATATCCGCACGCGCCTTATCGATTACCTCAGCAAGCTGACGTACCCGATTCGCGTCGGCACCCATTACAACACGGCGTTTGCGCTCGCCCTCGGGCTGGATTACGCCCGCGCGCTTGGTGATGAGACGCTTGAGCGCGCCATCACTGACGCGACGACGCGCTTTTATCAGGCCGATACCGACTACCCGGCGCACTACGAGCCGGGCGGCGATGAGTATCTCTCCGGCGCGCTCACCGAAGCGCTGCTGATGAGTAAAACGGCGGACAATTTCCCGGCCTGGTTTGACGCGTATCTGCCGGATATCGGCAACGTGGCGGCGCTGATGCACCCGGCGGTGGTGAGCGATCGCGCCGACCCGAAAATCGCCCACCTCGACGGGCTTAACCTGAGCCGCGCCTGGTGCATGAAGCATATCGCCGCGGCGCTCCCGGAAGAACACCCTGCGCAGACGGCGCTGCAGGGGGCGGTGCAGCGCCATCTCGCGGCAAGCGTTGAGCATGTGGTCGGCAGCCACTACAGCGGCGGCCACTGGCTGGCAAGCTTCGCGCTGCTGGCGCTGGAGTAA
- a CDS encoding DUF969 domain-containing protein, with product MDGSSLLPLIGIPVVVIGFALRFNPLLVVVVAGLTTGLTVGMDFGMLLETFGEKFVNSRSLATFILILPVIGLLEYYGLKERAQAWVAKIASATSARILMLYFVVREGTAALGLMSLGGHAQTVRPLLAPMAEGAALNEYGELPAHIRDKIKAHAAACDNIAVFFGEDIFIAFGAVLLIDAFLKENGIPGIEPLHIGLWAIPTAIAALIIHMARLLRLDASIRREVLAWRAEQGNQEAAQ from the coding sequence ATGGACGGTTCCTCTCTGTTGCCGCTCATCGGTATTCCGGTGGTGGTTATCGGTTTCGCGCTGCGTTTTAACCCACTGCTGGTGGTGGTGGTCGCCGGGCTGACGACCGGGCTTACCGTCGGCATGGATTTCGGCATGCTGCTGGAAACCTTCGGTGAAAAGTTCGTCAACAGCCGCTCGCTCGCGACTTTCATTCTGATCCTGCCGGTCATTGGCCTGCTGGAGTATTACGGCCTGAAAGAGCGCGCCCAGGCATGGGTGGCGAAAATCGCCAGCGCCACCTCGGCGCGTATTCTGATGCTCTATTTCGTGGTGCGTGAAGGCACCGCGGCGCTCGGGCTGATGTCGCTTGGCGGCCACGCCCAGACCGTGCGCCCGTTGCTGGCACCCATGGCGGAAGGCGCGGCGCTTAATGAATATGGCGAGCTGCCTGCGCACATCCGCGACAAAATTAAAGCCCACGCTGCCGCCTGCGACAATATCGCGGTGTTTTTCGGTGAAGATATTTTCATCGCCTTCGGCGCGGTACTGCTGATTGACGCGTTCCTGAAAGAGAACGGCATTCCTGGCATTGAGCCGCTGCATATCGGCCTGTGGGCCATTCCGACCGCGATTGCGGCTCTGATTATCCATATGGCGCGCCTGCTGCGCTTAGACGCCAGCATTCGCCGCGAGGTGTTGGCCTGGCGCGCAGAGCAGGGCAATCAGGAGGCCGCGCAATGA
- the kdpF gene encoding K(+)-transporting ATPase subunit F, protein MSAGLITGIVLVFLLLGYLVYALINAEAF, encoded by the coding sequence GTGAGTGCAGGCCTGATAACCGGCATCGTGCTGGTTTTCCTGTTACTGGGCTATCTGGTATATGCCCTGATTAATGCGGAGGCGTTCTGA
- a CDS encoding YbgA family protein: MSIKIPVGISACLLGENVRFDGGHKRLAFAVEELAPWVKYEPVCPEMAVGLPVPRPALRLVKTDDGLALRFSDKREGDLTAEMQTFSRERVSRLDHLCGYIVCAKSPSCGMERVRVYDADGKNNRKAGRGIYTEILMNALPWLPVEEDGRLHDPAIRENFVERIYTLHELHALRAEGLTRGNLIAFHSRYKLLLLAHSQPLYRELGRFVAAIDQWDSLEAFFDEYRLRLMTLLSIHATRRNHTNVLMHVQGYFRNQLNGRQRQELSALIDRYRQGTQPLLAPVTLLKHYMAEYPDAYLDQQRYFEPYPEALRLRYGR, translated from the coding sequence ATGAGTATAAAAATCCCTGTTGGCATTAGCGCCTGTCTTTTAGGGGAAAATGTGCGTTTCGACGGCGGCCATAAACGGCTCGCCTTTGCGGTGGAAGAGCTGGCCCCCTGGGTGAAATATGAGCCTGTCTGCCCGGAGATGGCGGTCGGCCTGCCGGTGCCGCGCCCGGCGCTGCGCCTGGTGAAAACCGACGACGGCCTGGCGCTGCGCTTTAGCGATAAGCGCGAAGGGGATTTAACCGCTGAGATGCAGACCTTTTCGCGCGAGCGCGTCAGCCGTCTGGATCACCTGTGCGGTTATATCGTCTGCGCCAAATCGCCAAGCTGCGGCATGGAGCGCGTGCGCGTCTACGATGCCGACGGTAAAAACAACCGTAAAGCCGGCCGCGGCATTTATACCGAAATCCTGATGAACGCGCTGCCGTGGCTGCCGGTGGAAGAGGACGGACGTTTGCACGATCCGGCTATTCGCGAAAACTTCGTTGAGCGCATTTATACGCTGCATGAACTTCACGCGCTGCGCGCCGAAGGGCTGACGCGTGGCAATCTCATCGCCTTCCACAGCCGCTACAAACTGCTGCTGCTGGCGCACTCGCAGCCGCTCTACCGTGAGCTGGGTCGCTTTGTGGCCGCTATCGACCAGTGGGATTCGCTGGAGGCGTTTTTCGACGAGTACCGCCTGCGCCTGATGACGCTGCTCTCTATTCATGCGACCCGCCGCAACCACACCAACGTGTTGATGCACGTGCAGGGCTATTTCCGCAACCAGCTCAACGGACGTCAGCGCCAGGAGCTTTCCGCGCTTATCGACCGCTACCGCCAGGGCACGCAGCCGCTGCTGGCACCGGTGACGCTGCTTAAGCACTACATGGCGGAATACCCTGACGCTTATCTTGATCAACAACGCTACTTCGAGCCGTACCCGGAAGCGCTGCGCCTGCGCTATGGCCGTTAA
- the pxpC gene encoding 5-oxoprolinase subunit PxpC has product MLKIIRAGMHATIQDGGRFGLRQYGVSQCGALDGPSLHIANLLVGNDPDAAALEITLGQCVVEFTEDTWFALTGAGCDATLNERAVWTGWRLRARAGERLSLKLPRRGMRSYLALAGGFDVPEVMGSRSTDVKTGLGGFEGRPLRDGDVLPLNTPTRHFREARGVKQLLWGNRIRALPGPEYHEFSEASKEAFWRTPWQLSPQSNRMGYRLHGHVLERTTRRDLVSHGLLPGVVQVPHGGQPIVLMNDAQTTGGYPRIACVIDADRYNLAQLRLGEPVHFVQCSIEEALEARSDRARYLQQLAWRLNDED; this is encoded by the coding sequence ATGCTGAAGATTATTCGCGCAGGCATGCACGCCACCATTCAGGATGGCGGCCGTTTTGGGCTGCGCCAGTACGGCGTGAGCCAGTGCGGCGCGCTGGATGGCCCGTCGCTGCACATCGCCAACCTGCTGGTGGGCAATGATCCTGATGCGGCGGCGCTGGAGATAACACTCGGTCAGTGCGTGGTGGAGTTCACCGAAGACACCTGGTTTGCGCTCACCGGCGCGGGCTGCGACGCGACGCTTAACGAACGCGCCGTCTGGACCGGCTGGCGGCTGCGCGCCCGTGCGGGCGAGCGCCTGAGCCTCAAACTACCGCGCCGCGGTATGCGCAGCTATCTGGCGCTGGCGGGCGGTTTCGATGTGCCGGAAGTCATGGGTTCGCGCAGTACCGATGTGAAAACGGGCCTCGGTGGTTTTGAAGGACGCCCCCTGCGCGACGGCGACGTGCTGCCCCTGAATACGCCCACGCGCCATTTCCGCGAGGCGCGCGGCGTGAAGCAACTGCTGTGGGGCAACCGCATTCGCGCGCTGCCGGGGCCGGAGTATCACGAATTCAGCGAGGCGTCGAAAGAAGCCTTCTGGCGCACGCCGTGGCAGCTAAGCCCGCAGAGTAACCGCATGGGTTACCGGCTGCACGGCCATGTGCTGGAGCGCACCACCAGACGCGACCTGGTGTCTCACGGTCTGCTGCCGGGCGTAGTGCAGGTGCCGCACGGCGGCCAGCCCATCGTGCTGATGAATGACGCCCAGACCACCGGCGGCTACCCGCGCATCGCGTGTGTCATCGACGCCGATCGCTATAACCTCGCGCAGCTGCGCCTCGGCGAGCCGGTTCACTTCGTGCAATGCTCCATCGAAGAGGCGCTGGAAGCGCGCAGCGACCGGGCGCGTTATCTGCAACAACTGGCATGGCGGCTTAACGATGAAGATTGA